TTAAGGCACAAAGAGACATCATCTTTCGCGCGAGAGCCAACAATTCCGGATTCACGCGAATTGGTCTGCGACTCATCTTGCCAAAAGTCACCCTGATGTGGCGAATGTCCGCGAATGCCTCCCGGGCATTTGGATCCCGCAAACACCCTCTCCACACTCTCTGTGTGGTATCGCGGTCGAGGCTGATCATGCCTCGATTTTTTCGCGAAAACCACACACCGTATTTCAAAAAGAGCGATATGTATTTTTCTGATTCGAATATACTATACTTATCATTAGATCATTTGTCAACAGGGTTTTTTCATGTTACGTTTGTCAAAGACAAATGAAGATTTGTGATATATTAAAAATTAAGCATCGGATGCTCGTGAAAGCGGGCTTATCTTTATTTTTGCTTATACTTGTGGTTGCGGGCGTTGCAAGTTTTATTATCAGGGTTCCTTATGCCACCACTCGCCAAACATTAAGTAATCGTTCGATCGGAGAAATTATCGGGGCAAGGGAAGTGGGTCAAATTTTCAAATCTGATAAAGCAAATCTCACTGCCGTCAGTTTTCAATTTTCTACCTTCGGTAATCGCAAAAATGACAAAGAAGTTATTTTTGAGTTGCGGCAAAATTTGGAAGACAATGATCCAATCAGAACCGTAAAAATTAACGCCGGTGTTTTGACGGATCATGGTATGCACGAATTCAAATTCGAGTCTGTTACGGAATCGAGTGGTAAAAAATATTACGCATCCGTTCGCTCACCGGCTTCGGTAGAAGGCAATGCCATAACAATCGATTACCGTAACGGTGATGTCTATGGTGGCAAAGATAGTTCGTTGGTTGTTTTGCAAGAGGGAAGAGGTGGTGGTAATGCATTCTTGAATGCTCAAAAAATGGATCGCGACATAGCATTTGTGGTATATCACAATATAACCGGGCTGGAATTCGTAAAATTAGCGAGCATTCGAGCTGTTAAGGATTTTATTTTATCGCTTAAAAATCAGCGTGGCGAGTATCTTCGCGCCGGAAAGTTTTTGTTTTTTGCTGTATTGCTGACCGCAATAATTCTTTTTTATCGCGACAAAGTTGAACAAGCGCTAAACAATAAGAAATATTTTTGGATTTTTATTACCTTGCTTGTATTGGGCGGTGTTAGTTTGAGATTTATGTATATAAACCAAATGCCTTATACAAACGATGAAGGTTTTTATTTGTATGATGCGCGTACGGTTTTGCAGGGAAAATTGCCGGGTGGTGACGCAATTGCCAAGGCGCCGGTTTTTATTGGAGCATCCGCATTAGTAATGGCTACTTTGGGAAATATTTTAAGTGCCGGTCGTTTAGTCAGTCTCATTTGTGGCGTGCTCACGGTTTGGCCGTTATTTATTTTGGGTAAACGCATCGGTGGTAAACGCGCCGGGATCATTACGGCCGGTATCTGGTTATTGACCGGTGCTACCGCGTTATTTAATTCCTATGGTCACACGCAAAGTATTCAGATGTTATTTAGCGCGCTTGCTTTGGCACTTTTAGTAATCGCGCAAGAGAAGAAAAAAAGGCAGTGGTTTGTTTTGGCGGGAATCGTTCTTGGAATCAGTATTGTTGCGCGCAAGAGTTCTTTGGCACTTGGCCTGCCAATCATCTTTATTTTATTGATGGATAAAACGACTTGGAAAAAGCGTCTAATTAATACAATTATTTTTGGGCTCGGCATGTTGGCTGTGCTGGCAACTTTCCTGGGGATAATTTTTGAAATTTACGGAAAGACAGGTGTTTTATATGCCACGGGGATTAGTTTGGCCAAAGAATCGATTGATCAGCTTGGTGATCGGGGGGATCTGTATGCCACTTATTCGGTAAACGGTATTCTGCCTTTCTTTCGTGAAGCGATGCCATTAATTTTCTTGGCGTTTGTAATGTTGGGGCAATTTCTGGAACGGCTCCTTGTTCGTGTTAACTGGCTGTTTGCGCGCTTTGCTTGGATCGTTCCGTTGATTTTAGTGGCAGGCAGCAAGAATTTCCTCGACAATTTTGAGGATAAATCTCGTCTGTCGCCTGGCGTAGGAATTTTCTGGGCGGTGATGAGTGTAATCATGATTTTGCTGGCAATTTTCCCATTACATAGAAAAGAAAAAGATTCGGCTGAAAATATCAGTTGGCAGTGGTTGCCATTAATTTGGTTTGTGGCAATTGCAATTTTCTATGCCGTCTGGATAAAATTTACTGCTAATTACATTGCCGAATTTTTGCCGGCATTGGCCCTAACGGCGGCGTTCGGAGCAAAGTGGTTGTCGGATAATTTTCATTCACGAAAATTTGCCTTGGTGCTGGTCGCCATCATGCTTGTCTGGGAAAACTATAGTTCAGCGGAAAATTCTTTCAAATTTAATCATACCGGCACGTTTCACTGGTCAGCCATTTTAGAAGCGGCGGATTATCTGAAGAAAAATGTTCCACAAAATGAGTTGGTGGAAACCGGCGCCGTGGCGATTCCTTATGTGTCCGGTCACCATGTACCATACGACGTCGCGCATCCAACTTGGTATGCTTATGGGTTTATTGAACCGGAATTACGTAACGTCTTTATGGCTTCGTCCGAAAAAATGGTCGACGCTGTTTTACATAATGTAAATTGGTTTGTGTCGGATAAGGTAACTGAATTTTCTTATTTTCTGGAATATCCAATGATCGAAAAAGGCGTCACAGATAATTATGTGTTGGTAAAAACAATCGAAAACTACTCTAATCCAATCCGCATTTATAAAAGAAAATAATACCCTCATAAACAAAAAATGTTTTTTGACGTTTTTGATTTTGCGTGTTACTTTCCTGTATGTTTCTTTTCACAACTTTTTTAGGGGGTTTGTTATGACAAACAGCAAGTACCTTTCTGAATTATTGATGTCTCCTTATGACAGGTTGATCACTGGGGTCATAATGCAGGGCGGGGGTTATTACAATGCCCACGCGCATATTGATCGCGCGGATACGTTGGATGATCGCTATTTGCGCCACATTAACACCACGCCGTTGGAGGCAAGTAATCGGCCGTTACCGGTAAAGCAAAATTTGGTCGGTGATTTGCACCGCGGTTGCGCGTACACAGAAGAAGATCTGCGTGAACGGATGTCGCAGGTTTTGGATCGATTAATCGCGTGGGGAACCACACGATTGGATACGTGTATCGACGCGACGAGCGGTATTGGTGAAAACGGTTTGCTGGCCATTCGCGTTGCCAACGAATTGCGAGAAAAATATGCGGATTCGCTTGTAATGCGAATCGCGCCTAATCCCATCTTTGGTTTAAAAGTAGGAACTATGCGTTGGGAGATTTTTGAAGAAGCGGCGCGAAATCACGCTCAATATCTTTCGGCATTGCCGGAGAAGGACGCTTACGATAGCGAGACAACACGAGACGGTAAACAAGGTTTTGATCGGCATATTTGGATGATGCTTGAACTCGCTTGCGAGATAGGAAAAGAAATCCATTTCCACGTGGATCAAGCGAACGATCCGTCGGAACATGGAACAGAAACGGTTTTGGATGGTCTGCACTGGTTTTTGCAGAATCACAAGTTTCCCGAACGGAAAGAGCCGTGGGTTTGGATGATTCATATGCTCTCGCCATCGGCCTACGATGAAAAACGGTTCAGCGACTTGGTGGAACGCTTGGTGCAATACAATGTCGGCGTGGTTGTTTGTCCCAGTGCTGTTCTCTCAAATCGACAGTTACGGCCGATTATGGCGCCAACGCACAACTCAATCACACGTATTCTGGAACTTTGTCATCGGCGCGTTCCGATGCGTATTGGAACGGATAATATTTGTGACGTGTTTGTTCCCCAAAGCGATGGGAATATGTTGACGGAATTGAAACTGGCTGGACTTGGTGTGCGATTTTCAATTACACATGTCTGGGCGAAATTGGCGATGAATGTGCCGTTGAATGAAGTTGATCGCGACGCGATTGGGCGCACTTTGTACGAAGATCGGAAGGCGTGGGCGAAATGTGACCCTGCGTGGCCCATTTAGCGTAACTCTAGAAAAATTGAAACACCGAGGTTATTCCTCGGTTTTTTTGTTTTTCTTCGCGAAGAAAAACAACCCCGAGCTTGCCCTGGGGTAAGATATATAAAGAGTGTCGGCTTCTCAAGAAGGTGAATTTGTTGTACATTAGGCGCAGTCCATGAGAGTCTTAAACTGTATAAAGAAAAACCGGGGGGTGCTTTTGGAAGCACTGATTATTTTGGTAGTGGCGATTTTGCCGCGACTTTATGGCATTGGGCTTTTTCTCACGGCGGATGAAAAAAATTGGGTTGGCCGTTCGGCAGAATTTATCAAAGCGTGGCGACATTTGCGCATCAATGACACGCTTCAAACAACGCATCCGGGTATCACGGTTTTGTGGGTTTCCGGATTAGCCGTTTACACCGCCCAGCAGGTTTATCATACGGTCTTCAATTTCAACGATATTTTGAAGTTTGCCGCGTTCGCGCAAGTGCCGATGGCGGTTATTAATTCCTTGCTTGTTGTGGCGATTTTTATTGTTTTACGGAAGCTTTTGCCCCGAAGTTTGGCGTTTGTCGCAGGGTTGGCGTTAGCGTTGGACCCGTATTTGATCGGGTTTAGTAAAATTGTGCATGTTGATGCTTTTCTCACAGGATTTTTAACGGTGGCGGTTCTTCTTTTAGTTTTATATGACAAAACAAAATCGCGAAAAGTTTATTTTTTGTCCGCAATTTTCGCATCGTTGGCGATTCTTACAAAATTACCGGCAATCGTTATTTTGCCTTTTGCCGGTGTTTTATTTGCTTTTCGAAGTGATTTGTTTAAAAAAGAAGTATTTTGGAAGCAAATTAAATTATATGTCGGTTGGTTAACGATTGTTCTGGTGTTGGTTGTTATTCTCTGGCCGTCGCTTTGGTGGGTTCCACATCCTTTTGATAATATCAGTCAGGTCGGGAAAGATATGAAAGTGGCAACCCTGCAACCGCACGATATGGATGAGCCGTATACGATGGAAGCATGGCATTATCCGGCCACGATATTAACGCGCTCCACAATTTCCGTGATGTTGGGCGTGGTGGTGCTTATTTCCATGTTGTGTTTTAAAAAAACACGAGAGAAGATATTTCAGATTGCGCACTGGCGTATTTTGTTTTTCCTTAGCTTGTTTGTTTTGATTTTTATGGTAGAAATGACAATTGGTGCCAAAAAAGGCGATCGGTATGTGTTGCCTGTTTTTCCGGCAATAACGATTTTGGGATGCATTGGTATATACGGAGCAGTTTCGGTGCTAAATCATAATAAATTATCAAAATATGCGCGAAGTGCGGTTGTCGCAGCATTGGTTTTAGTATCCGCCGGTGTGGCATTAATTAAATTAGGACCTTATGAATTGGCTTATTATAATCCATTGTTTCCGCCAAACATGAGCCAGGAATTAGGTTGGGGTGAAGGTTTTGATAAGGTCGCAAAATTCTTGGATGCGCAACCGGATAAAAACTATGTCGCCTCATGGTACCCCGAGGAGTTGGGTGCTTTAACAAAAAAGACCGTTTTGACGATTAGTGCTTATCAGGAAAATCGAATGGGTTACGTAGTTTTGTATCGCAATATGTTTGGTCGTAATCCGGATCATTGGGCAAATAATTTTATAGATGAATATTACAAAAAACGTACGCCAATTTTTACGGCACGTGTAAATGGTTTGGATTATGCTTGGGTTTACAGGAAACCGGTCGTGAATGCGATTGTCGGTGAAATTTTACCAGGGCAAGCAGTTGTGGTTGAAAAACAAATAATGGCGGAAAATTTATCGGCCGTGAGTGTCGCGGTGGCGACATATAGCGGAAAAGCAACGGCTGGCAGTATGACTTTGCACGTAAAAACCGATTTAGCGGGGCCGGATTTAAGAACTGTTACGGTTGAAGCAAAACAATTACAGGATGGGGGATTAACTAAATTTTCGTTTGAACCATTGTCGGGTATTATTGGTAAGCAGGCGTATTTTATTTTTACAACATCCGGAACTTATGAAGGCAACGCGCCCACACTTCGAGTCGCCAAGGATGAACCCAATTCATTTTATTCATTTATTAAGAGCGGTGTCGTAAATGAAAAAAATATGGAAATAAATACAAAACCCGGCTGGCTTGGTATTGATTGGTATTTTATGCGGAATGGTAAGGAGATTTCGCAATTAGAGGTAAAATAATGAACAAAAAAAGGATTTTGCTTAGTGTATTGCCGATACTGTTATTTACCGCGGTTGCTATTGTTTGGTTTTTTCCGGTAATAAGGAATTTTTCAACCTCTGTCGCGGGAATTGGCGGTGACCCCTACCAAACACTATGGCGGTTTAATCGTTTAGGAGAAACGGTAAGTCAAGGATCATTATTCGTTCCTGAAGAAAAATCGCTTCCGAATTTGGCGCCGCTTCCTTGGTTGCCGGTTTTTTATTTGTTTGGGGACGTGGTTGCGTACAACACGGCGTGGTTGGTGTCCGCCATTTTGGCGGGTTATCTTTGTTTTGTTTTAGCGCGACTTTGGGGAGCACAATTTTGGCCGGCACTTGTCGCCGGGTTATTGGTCGAGTTTGCGCCGTATCGCATTGCCCAGTCATTGGGCCATTTTGGGGCGATGCAGTTTTGGGTACTATTGGCCGTTTTGATTTGTTTAACGGCTTGGTATCGCAAAAATAATCTGTGGTTTTTTCTGCTTGGAATGCTTTTCTCAATTTGGACGGCATGGACCGATCATCAGTTGTTTATAGTTTTGATGATAATTATTGGCGTTGTAGCGTTAATTTATTGGCGAGAAACCATTCGTAACGTTAAAAAGACGCCACTTCTGGTGTTAATTGCAGTGGTGATGGTTTGTATTTCGGTTTTGCCTTTCGCGAGATCGATATTTACTGTTTCCGATAATAGCAACCACTTTAATTTGGGTGGTGTACAGCGCGATAGTTATTCCGCGACGTTGCGGTCAGTGCTTTTGCCCGCGCCTTTTTCATTAATTGGATCGCGGGTTTATAGTTTCAATTTGGCGACGGACAATGTGCAGGCGCTTGGTGTGGTTTTGCCTGTTGTGGTGTTGGTTCTTTTCATTGTGTCCAATAAAATGAAAAAAGATGTTGGGTTTGCAATTCTTATTTTGCTCGGATTGGTTCTTTCCTTTGGTGCGTCAGTGAGTATTCGTGGAATAAATATTCCTCTACCCGGAAAGTTGTTATTTGAATTGCCCATATTGTCCTCGATTCGTACAATTGGACGGTTTGTTGTTTTGCCGGTGATTTTTTTACCAATTTATTTGGCAATCAAATGGGTGGCGAAGAAAAATATATATTGGTTTGTTATTGCTTTATTTTGCTTGTTGGAAATTATTCCCATTGCCGGTTTTCCTGTTTTAGTAATTGAACATACTAAAGCTAAACAAGTTGCCGAAAATTTGGGTACCGGTTCCGTGTTGGCGATACCCGCTTATACCAATTACCAATACGGATCAGAACAATTATATTATTCTTTGGATTATCAAAAACCAGTAGTCGGCAATTCGGCGCTTTCGCGCATTATTGATCCAAAATCTTTGGAAGAATTTTTGGCGACGCCGGTAATTCGTGATTTGGTTTTATTGCGACTTTCGGATTTTGATTTGCCGACAATATTTGGACAGGCCAATAAAGACATTGTTAATCTGGCATTCGCTTCGCAGGAAATTGGTAATGTTTTGTTGGAGACTAATCCATTGGGTGGCATGGTTTCGTTGGAAGGAAATAAACAAACTACTTTGGATAGTGTAAAAATTGAACAAGTAAAAAAATATTTGCGTGACAGTCTTGGTTTAAAAGAGAGTATGGTTGGAACAAGCACGTTTGTTTATGGTTTGCCCGTTAGCGGTATCGGGACCGCACAGTATTTTGTAATGGAGGGAAAAGGGTGGCAGATAAAGAAAAAGCTTGCTGATCGT
This window of the bacterium genome carries:
- a CDS encoding glycosyltransferase family 39 protein; amino-acid sequence: MKICDILKIKHRMLVKAGLSLFLLILVVAGVASFIIRVPYATTRQTLSNRSIGEIIGAREVGQIFKSDKANLTAVSFQFSTFGNRKNDKEVIFELRQNLEDNDPIRTVKINAGVLTDHGMHEFKFESVTESSGKKYYASVRSPASVEGNAITIDYRNGDVYGGKDSSLVVLQEGRGGGNAFLNAQKMDRDIAFVVYHNITGLEFVKLASIRAVKDFILSLKNQRGEYLRAGKFLFFAVLLTAIILFYRDKVEQALNNKKYFWIFITLLVLGGVSLRFMYINQMPYTNDEGFYLYDARTVLQGKLPGGDAIAKAPVFIGASALVMATLGNILSAGRLVSLICGVLTVWPLFILGKRIGGKRAGIITAGIWLLTGATALFNSYGHTQSIQMLFSALALALLVIAQEKKKRQWFVLAGIVLGISIVARKSSLALGLPIIFILLMDKTTWKKRLINTIIFGLGMLAVLATFLGIIFEIYGKTGVLYATGISLAKESIDQLGDRGDLYATYSVNGILPFFREAMPLIFLAFVMLGQFLERLLVRVNWLFARFAWIVPLILVAGSKNFLDNFEDKSRLSPGVGIFWAVMSVIMILLAIFPLHRKEKDSAENISWQWLPLIWFVAIAIFYAVWIKFTANYIAEFLPALALTAAFGAKWLSDNFHSRKFALVLVAIMLVWENYSSAENSFKFNHTGTFHWSAILEAADYLKKNVPQNELVETGAVAIPYVSGHHVPYDVAHPTWYAYGFIEPELRNVFMASSEKMVDAVLHNVNWFVSDKVTEFSYFLEYPMIEKGVTDNYVLVKTIENYSNPIRIYKRK
- a CDS encoding glycosyltransferase family 39 protein; the protein is MRVLNCIKKNRGVLLEALIILVVAILPRLYGIGLFLTADEKNWVGRSAEFIKAWRHLRINDTLQTTHPGITVLWVSGLAVYTAQQVYHTVFNFNDILKFAAFAQVPMAVINSLLVVAIFIVLRKLLPRSLAFVAGLALALDPYLIGFSKIVHVDAFLTGFLTVAVLLLVLYDKTKSRKVYFLSAIFASLAILTKLPAIVILPFAGVLFAFRSDLFKKEVFWKQIKLYVGWLTIVLVLVVILWPSLWWVPHPFDNISQVGKDMKVATLQPHDMDEPYTMEAWHYPATILTRSTISVMLGVVVLISMLCFKKTREKIFQIAHWRILFFLSLFVLIFMVEMTIGAKKGDRYVLPVFPAITILGCIGIYGAVSVLNHNKLSKYARSAVVAALVLVSAGVALIKLGPYELAYYNPLFPPNMSQELGWGEGFDKVAKFLDAQPDKNYVASWYPEELGALTKKTVLTISAYQENRMGYVVLYRNMFGRNPDHWANNFIDEYYKKRTPIFTARVNGLDYAWVYRKPVVNAIVGEILPGQAVVVEKQIMAENLSAVSVAVATYSGKATAGSMTLHVKTDLAGPDLRTVTVEAKQLQDGGLTKFSFEPLSGIIGKQAYFIFTTSGTYEGNAPTLRVAKDEPNSFYSFIKSGVVNEKNMEINTKPGWLGIDWYFMRNGKEISQLEVK